One Eurosta solidaginis isolate ZX-2024a chromosome 1, ASM4086904v1, whole genome shotgun sequence genomic window, gatcttttctgtgaacattatacccagaacagtttagtctcttgaatcgcagcaatgcgaatgttgtgccgcttcatgaaatcgactatctccgtgatcttaccagttaaatccattgcagtttaactgcagaattctgaagtgcaacgggggagacgtcgtcactctgagaGTAAGTGacgacgggtgactacgcctgggttgtgaaaggctaggacgcaactacTGTTGTGTCCCTGGGACTGGACGtgcttgggtaagcattggggtacccagtgtatttgggtatgcggcctggcaacatggcgcaatgaaacccgtcggggggttgccgtcgcggagaccagaacatctaggaaagtggcaccgtccaaacatttatgtatattctgtgctggcaaacgtgCAAAAGGAGgtgggactaagagtatgtttccctgacctacacgattgctgcggaaaaaaaaaaggggggggggggggctgatgctcggcattgctaccgactctactacggagattgtaggtatgagtgggagcagccgtatgagttcgCGGCAccatggggcgcgagcagcagcgggtacttgttgtggcttgctgagcagaggGGCTGCCTGAAGATAGTGGGGGCGCTAAAGCGTAGACTACGGcacgccctagggcgtgaacagcaagaagccacacaagatttatagaagttacgtggacgtctggttttggaaTCTAgcacagaacaacctgtccgatgcaatcatcccttacacgagacccactgacaagagtatgaccgtcctaaaaagatccttttccggcagatgcagcaaaaccatttctcaggaccggagtcaggagacggacccggattgggttcgataccttcccggagcaaaagaatatggagcagtcccgctgcaagtagctgctgggaggatggcaatttttgggagggacgcaacaaattaaatggggttacactggaaCGACGCGGTGACGAAGTATTCGGAATGGAAAGGGCAGCGACGAAATTTCCCGTTAATATTGTGGCAAATTTTAGcttcactatgctgttagtaaataaaggcataacaacaataaagcaaactGCCAcccttgtgtacatgaacaaatcaatcatcatttacacacctacataaaaggcaacgaagagattctcagaaacacatgtaatcatcacccGAAGAAATTACTGAGACATACACCCGCATACGgctataagataaacataaactacaaatatacatatatatacatatatggtaaccaagcaggatatacaaaagttctaggtgaaacgtctagaccttaggagcgaacgaagcaacggtgagtataaaagcagcgcaagctcagtaatcagttttgatttaagattgatagatagataattaattgaggatcgcactgcgaccattggtctattgtgccctcaactgcttcacagcacctcatccaagccgacttctctgatgaaccctagcagttcacctggcttgagggatttgatgtgagagtgctctggccatggtgagcccaaaaacttagccctacgtcttgagattgcgtcacattcgaggagtatatgttccgccgtctccgctgatcgatcacaaaatcggcatgtgttgttcgataggatgcccagcttctgcatgtggctgttcagtctgcagtgccctgtaagaatagctgttaggatcctcaggttatctttcgacagACCCATTAATgctctatatcgagttgtgttgtagcccccagcagtaacttagattgcctcaagcctggcatattgcgccagtgttcttccctcttatccctttcttctaatagtagatgccctctgatttcctgcgggcctactggcaggaacggctcaggaccaataggtcgtgtcattgctgcctcctttgccaggctgtccgcttgctcattgccctccactccccggtggccaggaacccaggccaacaacagtttgttgtgtgctcctagtcgatttagcttttcaacgcactcaagtactagtgctgattttatttcagacgccgagatcgccttgagggcggcctgactgtcactgagtatggcaattgtttcgttggagtattcgcgctgaaggttcaggtcagcacactgatttaaacacgctattggttgtgaactaTAATTGTGTGGTACTACTCccgaagtaatctaaataaagaccattttgcaatactgaattttggaatgatttattcaacagtttagcgattcgaacattatcAGAAGGTGcaataataaccaggatttcccaaaAATCGTTACAACATCTTATATACGTCCCCAGTATGGACGTTTATAAGATGTAGAGTTAGAGTTTGCATTAGCTGCTAGGCTCCGCACTTTTTATGTCCTGCGCAACGATGGGGATATCTTGTGAGCTATGGCAATTTTCTGTCGATCGTGTTTGGCATCTCCATTTACCATGCTGAGCGTCGTATCATCTGTTTGTTCCTGGCCCTTGCTTTGAGCTGGCTAGATATAATAATAGAGGGAGGACGTGGTCATTTTAACCCGCGAATAACGCGCTTTGATGTTGGCTATATCCACCAAGAAAGGTGACAGGACTAGTTGACATTTATGCAATTTATGTGCTTTTTCACAAAATTATTTAACTTATACGTTCACTGAAAACCGAGCCTTAAACTATTACTGTTAAGTTATAGGGCTTGTTGATGGTGTAAGTCTATGTCGAGTGTGCGTTTGGAGCCCTGAGGTACGCGGTGTACCGGCTGACACACATAAATAACATAGCACTAGAAAGGcccagcggtaggtatgcctgtcgtaagaggcgactacaataccaaattaattcaatGGGTCGTGTAGAGCAACctatcaaggggttgccagcgcaatataaagcttctccaacccaattgtcaacctcacctacccgtggcgaattttGTTTCATTAATaactgaggctctggcgaccccgaactcctgatggatctacgGGGTGGgagggcctagaaggttgcatgtggtcataccaaatcgttcatatcgataacactccccaaggccttcgggggcaacagcaacaacaaagcaaTACAAATGTGTCAACCTGAGGATAACACCAGCTTCCGGTAGATTAAAGAGGAACGcattttttccaaatttgtttGAAACGACCTATCACATTTTTTTCAACTACGCTCTATTTCAACTGAACATTtctgaatttgttttaaaatatggCGTCCTCTTCAATAAAATTATTGAATAGcgtttctgaaaaaaatttataaaatggacAAGCCGACGGCCGAGATATTCTGAAGtccgttttgttgttgttgtagcgattaggttactccccgaagtctttggggagtgttatcgacgttgatggtcatttgccggatatagattcggtacgctccggtaacaaagcaccattaaggtgctagcccgaccactgctacaacaacaacaacaaccatctctggaacgatttatatggccacattaaaccttcaggccatccctccctcccgaccctcaagttccatggggagcttggggtcgccagagcctcgtctgttagtgaaacgggactcgccgctcgaaggtgaggttgacaattgggctggagaagctatTTATAGCTATATAtaatgcgctacacaaccccttgaatcctctCTGAagtccctgttgttgttgttgttgtagcaatgctcgccccacctaatagccgcgaccgatcacaaattgtcatcaatatcctctaacgggagtccaaggaaacttgccgtttcaacaggggtggaccataaggaaaggggtgttagaggcgttggttccacattacaattgaacagatggttggtgtcatgtggggacacattgcaagcggggcatacattttgtatgtcggggttgattctggataggtaagagtttaacctgttacagtatccagaacgaagttgagcaagagtgacacgcgtttccctggggagtatgcgttcctcttccgcaagttttggataattttcgttaagtactggattcaccgggcaattcgcgacataaaggtccgacgcctgtttatggagttcaccaaggacctgcttgtgttttttcacttcatacggctgggttctcaggtgccgtatttcctcaaaatgcttacggaaatgactccttaaacccctaggcggtgctggttcatcaatcagatgtctgttgggatgcccaggtttctgggtattcaacaggaactgtttggtcagcatctcatttctctccctgatggggagtattctcgcctcattatgcagatggtgttctggggacataagaagacagcccgtggcgattctgagagcagtattttggcaggcctgtagtttcttccagtgggtgatttttaggcttggcgaccatatgggcgacgcgtagcacgtaatcggcgggctaattgctttgtatgtagtcatgagcgtttctttatcttttccccaagtactgccagcgagggatttgaggattttgttacggctctgaattctcggaacaattgcggctgcgtgctcaccaaaatgtagatcctgatcaaacgtcacacccaagattttggggtgtaggacagtcggtagcatagtgccatcgacgtggatgttcaaaatggtcgacatttggggcgtccatgttgtaaataaggtcgcggaagatttagtcggtgataatgccaggtttcgcgaggcgaaaaaactggagagatcagggaggtagccgtttattttattgcatagcgcatcgatctttgggcctgggcctgtagccattattgtgcagtcatcggcgtaggaaacgattgtgactccttccggtggtgaaggtagcttagatatgtagaaattaaacaaaagtggagataggacaccaccctgtggcaccccttgtttaattctccttggttttgatgtttcgtttctaaattgcaccgatgcctgccgaccacccagataatttgcggtccaccttttaagacatgggggaagggtagacccttccaggtcctgcagtaacgagccatggttgaccgtatcaaaagcttttgataggtctagcgctacgagtactgttctatggtgggggtattgatttaaaccgcaatttatctgggtgctaatggcatttagcgcggtggtatggctatggagttttctgaagccatgctgatgaggggctagctgcaaatttgcttggaaataagggagcaaaatggcttcaagcgtctttgccactggcgataggagagatatcggacgatacgactcacctatgttagctggtttcccaggctttagtagcgggaccaccttggccattttccatttctcaggtatgacaaaggtggaaagagacatatTGAAGACacgcgctaaatatttgaaaccctctttccctaggtttttaagcatcggcatggctatgccgtctgggcccactgctttggatgatttagcacgaccaatggcgtcatcaacctctttagcggtgatggtgattggtgacgcgctgaatttgtgtttatgtgcgcgtctgttggctctacgtctatctttgtcgaccgtaggatgcattatatattgtcggcagaaagcgctcgcgcattttttcgcgtccgacagcactttgtcgccaaaagcgatggaaactttgtctttgtgcttagtcggattcgatagggactttacggtggaccaaagtttacccacaccggtagagaggttacaacctcttaggtgctcctcccccgtttcgcccgcttgtgttcatccacaagcaatctgatgcgttggtttatatcccttatttgggggtcgcctggatcaagctgtcttataaggtcacgttctctcgctaagtttgcggcctccgccgtgaagtggggccggatttcgggaattctcccggcgggaatgaaatgtgtcgaggcggatttaatgaccttacggaaggcacgctccccttggcgggatccgtcgggatagggagggcagctaggcggttgtcagtaaaggatttatattcttcccactttccttttttgaagtttatgaagtCCCTCTCAGCCGTCGGTATGTTTTATAAATTGTATGTTTGTTAATCCACAGAAAAAACTTAAACTATCACATAAGATCATAGAAGCAAGCTTTTCTTCTAAACATTCTACATTGCTGACTGAGAACGGTTCTATTTATACGATGGGTCGCAATTCAGAAGGACAGCTTGGTGTTGGGCACACCAATGATGTGGATCGTCCTTCACTAGTAGAGTCCATACAAGAACGTATAATTGTGGtaaatatacttaaaaaaataccaAACAATAACTAAGGAAATTTCTCATTTCATTAAGAATTGCAAATGCAACGAACAAGGCACGCTTGTTGCATCGTTGAACAATGTCGTAACTTTTTGGGGTACAAGGAATGGCATACCAGAATTTGGTGAAAGTAGTTTAAATAAGGTAAATTAGATTTGTACAAACATAAGTAATTTGTATGTCATTAACAAATGTACCATTGTCAGTTGCAAGTTGCTAATACACAATGCATTGATTCGGAAGTCAGCAACAGCACTGTTGCTTTTACAAACTTTCTTGCATCGGTATATAAATCTGAATTGCTTTTAGAGCCAGTCGACATTTTATCGTAcgtagtatttttaaatatgaatttatattttaaaaattgatcTATGCTTTTGTTTTGCAGTTTATATGCATCCAAAGAACAATGCAAGAAGGGTTATTATATTGAGGTAAATAACATTTATCTGTTAGCGCACAGTGTATTGGTTCTGGTAGACACAACAACACCGCTAATATCTTGTTTGGGAGATATTCAATAAAGTTCTGAAGCATTACTAGAGAATTTGTGATTTTCTCTAACATCAATAACAAACTAAATTATTTTGAGACATCTTCATTTTTATGCATTTaagttctttattttttattcaaacattAAAACAATACACACAGTATATgtttatatataaagaaatatttgaaattacGATGAAAACAAATCAAGCAATTAGAATATATAAGAAAACTGCTTTTCAAATGACTAAAGAGTACTATGATCATACTTATCTTCTTATGCATAGACAAGATTTACATGAACATTTTGTTCTGTCCCATCATCACTGCAAATGATCATGACAATATAAAGCAATAAAAACAATACTAAATGTTTAGTACCTATCACCTTATCTTATTCGCATCTACTAGAGATGtgttgcaaatatttaaaattaacttcAAACATTGATTAAAGCATGTCAGTGTTGCTGGTTTTCTTTAgttcaatatttaaaaatatttaaactgataattaaaaatcgtattttaTAGTGCATTCTTGTAAAGCGAAAtgtgaaatgaaattttaatagcGTGACATTTGACCGCCATAACGTCCGCCTCCACCACTACCGCCTCCAAACATGCCCCCAGCTGCATAACCACTATTCGAACGTTCATTGTACGTGCGATCGAAGCGATCTTGCGTAGATCCCATATTACGCCAGCTATTATCCTCTACTGGTTTCTGCCATGCTGAGGTGCTGTGCAAGCTGGACATACCATTGCCGGTATACGATTTGACACCACCACTAGCTCCACCGGAAATGCCACCCATATGACTAGACGATCCCCACATATTTCCACTATTATTAGAGTTGCCATAACCGTTAGAATTGTCATACCGTTTGTTATTAGATGCTGATGATCTGATGTGACAAATTATACTAAATAATTAGATAAATCAagtcaagttaaaaaaaaagtgcAATATATTACCTAATATCATCCATGCCACCACCTCCACCACGACGATAATTTCCCGAAGAACGATCTGTATCACCATAACGACCACTATTCGATTTATGTACGTTTGTATTTAGATCACGATTTGTATGAAATGATGAGCTGTTGTTATTGCCTACAGCCGGTACATGTCGAATTTCGACTTCACGCTTATAATCATCACGTGAAGATTTACTAGCGCCATACTCGTCTAGCATACGTTTGGATGCTGATGATGACGATATATAATCACTGCTACGCTTTCCACCATAATCATCTGTGCTTCGTTTATTTGGTACAACTGAAAAGTCATCTAACGCTGAACGTTTAGTAGCTGCACTTGAGTAATCCATGCGTTTGGATGAAGATGAAAAATCATCAATACCGCCACGCTTAGTTGATGAACTGCTATAATCGTCACGTTTTTTATCATAGCTATGGAGATGACAAATAACAATTTACGTATTTTATTAAAAGTCTTCCATATCAAACTTCAATATTAAGAGTAGTTGTTTTAATACAAATATTCAGCCCAATACCAAAATAATTGAACACACTATAGTGAAACTTTAAAAATAATTCGGACTAGGCAATGCATATAATAATTATAACAACCATAATCACTATAATTTTACACTAATACAACTCTGGCAGAGCTGGCATACAAATCTAAGAGCTTCTCCTCCAGCAATGATATTTTCTGCtcttttttggtaaatttatttaaaagcagttttgaaaaattaaaccgccgaaggtttttgggagtgttatcgattttgatatGCCCTTTTGCCTTAAGTTAGAAGCCGGATAATCTCGGTAACGATTCAATATAACCAcactgaaccttctaggccatcacgctccccaccccctagttccatgaggaacttggggtcgccagagccgcaACAAAGCAGGATTCGTCTCGGGTAGGTGTGGTTAACGATTGGGtcttgaaagggttgcgatacacaaccccttttgggtattttagtctcctcttatAACAGGCATACgtgccgcgggtatattataagACCCCTAAATCGTTGGGGGTTTCACGTACCAACCTAGAAGTATGTTTTGGATATTTGTCTGTGAGACGTTTttgcttcatttttttttttttttgctattattaTTCATTATATAATGTAATAAatgttagaaaaaattttattatttgtgtaGGGCAGAAAGATTTCAGGTTCCTTAATACATTTTTCTATCCACAAACCCttttaagtatatatgcttaACTGAACAATAACAAATAGGAAGATAAGTGATTCAAATGTGTACCTTCTTGATGGTGGCAATAAACTTGCATCGAAACGCGGTGCTGGTGGCGCCTCAAAACGTGAGTCATTTCCTGATGCGCGCTTGCGATCTGTTATGTCTGAGTATCGTTCGTCAGTAGCTCGCTTATTTATCCTTTTGAGTGGGTCCTCTCGTGATTGTATAATCCTTTAAGCCATAAGTCGATTCattggtaaaaataaaaatatatatatattagtaaACAAATGTATACAATTATTTCAATTCCTAAATGGCATGAACGTTGAATCCATTTTATGGATAATATTTCATCACCATGCTTACGCAAAACGTACGTAAGCGTTTTATttgcaacaaaacaaaatacatacactttttaaaaatgtatgcatataaacacaaacatttattttttttttttgtttaatgtaaACACATTTTGTAGGTACACCATCCAACACGTTGCACTCATCAGAGATTCCCACACATAAGATAAATGGATGATTGCCTGAGTGATGTAAAGCACGCCAATGTAAGCGAATGATTGCAATAAAATCTATTTGTTGAGGATTATGCGCATCGTGTGTGGTGGTAGTGCAAACgatgtgtatacatatatatgtatggaaTTTCTATAACTTCTaacaatatatgtgtatataattgTGATAAACGAATGCGTAGGAACGCGTTCATACTTCATTTGTTGGCGTTTCAATTCGAGACGCTCCAGTTCGATTTTCTCCCGTTCAAGTTTCTGACGTTCACGCTCCAAACGTAATAGCTCAGCTTTTTCTTTCTCCAAACGTTCACGTTCCTGTGCCAACTTACGACGCTCTTCTGCCAAACGTGCTTCTTCCTGACGCTGCCGGTCACGTATTTCACGCCGACGACGTTCTTCCTCACGTAATTCACGTTCACGCTCACGCAAACGCTGCCGCTCACGCTCTTCTCGTAACTGTATATACTCTCGTTCTCTTCTTAAACGCAGCTCACGTTCACGCTCTCTCTGGCGTTGATCGCGCAGATTTCGAAGATTACGACTACGTTCGTTCGAACGGCTACGATTTGGACGTTGTGGCCGATTATTGCGATCCCCCCTGGGACCATCCTTTGATATAGCGCGCTTATCACGATTACTGGTCACACTCTTCTCCTTGTCTTTGCCTTTATCCTTTTCTTTCTCCTTCTCCTTATCGTCTTTGTGATGTGTGTCTTTGTCCTTTGTATTAGTATCTTTGTCCTTTTGGTTGGAGTCTTTTTCCTTTGTATTAGAGGAGTCTTTATCTTTGTCTGCATCGCGCTGCTTATCCTTCTCGTTCTCGGATTTTTTTGATGATGTTTCGTCCTTCTTAGCGCTGTCATTAGTTTTGCGTCTATCATCTCGAGTTTTGGAACTTGCATCACGAGACTTTTTCTCGTCATCTTTTTTGGTGACCTCTGTACGTGCTTTGGTTGTAACGTTTGCCGAGGTGCCGCCGATTTCATTCTTTGTGCGCTCAACAGATATTATCCGCCCGTGAAGTTCAGTGTGATGCAACTGTTCAATGCAACGACTAGCATCCGACGACGATGACATTGTTACATAGCCATAACAACGTGTACCTGGAGTTCGTGTGTTGGTAACAACTTTAGCGCCAATTACCTTTCCATATTTGGAAAATATTGTTTTGAGATCGCTAGCTCGTGTTAAAGATGACAGTCCGGATACCCAGAGGTTGCGTGAAGGTGCTGCCTTGTTTGTTGCGGCCGATGATGATTTCGCGGCGCTATTGCTTGAAGACTTCTCTGTAATTTCCATACAAATAATAGTGGATGTTATCGTGGGGACAGATTTAATTATACAAATTATATTTCGAAACTGTTTAAGttttcatttatatattttttgaaattcaTATTGTTCCTCTTGTAAGAGTATGACACTAAACAATAAAATGGTTAAATGCCATAACTCAATATATAAAATTCCTATACGAGACAAGCAGTatggttaaaaaatttaaatttactgcATCGGGGTCTTACATACGTGCATAAATATTACTCAGCAAAGAAAATGTGAATTTACAATGTAAATGACATCactaaatacataaatatgtgcgCATATAACAATTGTTCGAGTCAATAGGGGCTGGCTTATCAAACATTTAATTCGTGTCTTCAACAGGAGCACTTCCGAAGTAGATAaaactgatgttgttgttataaCCGTACAATAACAAGAAAAATGTGGAACGATGTGATGTTGAGTGCTAAATAAGTTCGACTTGTTGTGCTTAACGCTGCTAAGCTGGAACAACGTGCTGTGATTTGTAACCGGGATCATCTGaagatagttgttgttgttgtagcagtgcttcgccccatccaataggtgcgacccatcacaaattgtcatcaatgtcctctaacgtgCAGTTTCGAAATGGGTGATAGATGGATTGGTTCCGTTTTGGTATATTCagttgttgtgttgttgttacTACAAATATATTATTCGAAGGTTTTCAAAGTGCCCCGCTTTGGCGCAATGTAGTCAGATTTCATCGCTTCAACTAGTTAGCTATTTTCCAGCCTTCTCTagataggttaggttaaactggtcggtcaataaagaacTTAAATTTCCTAAATGTCACCATAATGCCAGTATTTCCTTGTCGGGTTAAGTATAAGTTGATGTTGGGAATTTAGTCTCTtataacatacatatttaaaacaTATGGCGCAGATATTGTTCTTCTAGGACAGTA contains:
- the Saf-B gene encoding SAFB-like transcription modulator isoform X1 gives rise to the protein MQDSGKKLSELRVYDLKQELEKRKLGTIGTKAALLERLEQALKREGLDPVKYLFKSNKSSPKKPMDVKKDEEKPVENIKIKEEPIDEDDYLPANAEEEAGDYNENEEFEGDGDDQVDQVGDVDDECVIVDEEGNDEEANGEEENQQTVEENNQEPEGEGEEENNGESNEESINLTIGEEEQKLLHDEAPDDKEKSTEAEGTDPGINSAQKNTKTAITLKDNRASKSSSNSNKDERKSSKAEDDKSKRKDEKSNEKKDKDESEHKSSSNKTAQKDDKEKSSSNSAAKSSSAATNKAAPSRNLWVSGLSSLTRASDLKTIFSKYGKVIGAKVVTNTRTPGTRCYGYVTMSSSSDASRCIEQLHHTELHGRIISVERTKNEIGGTSANVTTKARTEVTKKDDEKKSRDASSKTRDDRRKTNDSAKKDETSSKKSENEKDKQRDADKDKDSSNTKEKDSNQKDKDTNTKDKDTHHKDDKEKEKEKDKGKDKEKSVTSNRDKRAISKDGPRGDRNNRPQRPNRSRSNERSRNLRNLRDQRQRERERELRLRREREYIQLREERERQRLRERERELREEERRRREIRDRQRQEEARLAEERRKLAQERERLEKEKAELLRLERERQKLEREKIELERLELKRQQMKIIQSREDPLKRINKRATDERYSDITDRKRASGNDSRFEAPPAPRFDASLLPPSRSYDKKRDDYSSSSTKRGGIDDFSSSSKRMDYSSAATKRSALDDFSVVPNKRSTDDYGGKRSSDYISSSSASKRMLDEYGASKSSRDDYKREVEIRHVPAVGNNNSSSFHTNRDLNTNVHKSNSGRYGDTDRSSGNYRRGGGGGMDDIRSSASNNKRYDNSNGYGNSNNSGNMWGSSSHMGGISGGASGGVKSYTGNGMSSLHSTSAWQKPVEDNSWRNMGSTQDRFDRTYNERSNSGYAAGGMFGGGSGGGGRYGGQMSRY
- the Saf-B gene encoding SAFB-like transcription modulator isoform X3, whose protein sequence is MQDSGKKLSELRVYDLKQELEKRKLGTIGTKAALLERLEQALKREGLDPVKYLFKSNKSSPKKPMDVKKDEEKPVENIKIKEEPIDEDDYLPANAEEEAGDYNENEEFEGDGDDQVDQVGDVDDECVIVDEEGNDEEANGEEENQQTVEENNQEPEGEGEEENNGESNEESINLTIGEEEQKLLHDEAPDDKEKSTEAEGTDPGINSAQKNTKTAITLKDNRASKSSSNSNKDERKSSKAEDDKSKRKDEKSNEKKDKDESEHKSSSNKTAQKDDKEKSSSNSAAKSSSAATNKAAPSRNLWVSGLSSLTRASDLKTIFSKYGKVIGAKVVTNTRTPGTRCYGYVTMSSSSDASRCIEQLHHTELHGRIISVERTKNEIGGTSANVTTKARTEVTKKDDEKKSRDASSKTRDDRRKTNDSAKKDETSSKKSENEKDKQRDADKDKDSSNTKEKDSNQKDKDTNTKDKDTHHKDDKEKEKEKDKGKDKEKSVTSNRDKRAISKDGPRGDRNNRPQRPNRSRSNERSRNLRNLRDQRQRERERELRLRREREYIQLREERERQRLRERERELREEERRRREIRDRQRQEEARLAEERRKLAQERERLEKEKAELLRLERERQKLEREKIELERLELKRQQMKIIQSREDPLKRINKRATDERYSDITDRKRASGNDSRFEAPPAPRFDASLLPPSRSYDKKRDDYSSSSTKRGGIDDFSSSSKRMDYSSAATKRSALDDFSVVPNKRSTDDYGGKRSSDYISSSSASKRMLDEYGASKSSRDDYKREVEIRHVPAVGNNNSSSFHTNRDLNTNVHKSNSGRYGDTDRSSGNYRRGGGGGMDDISIICHIRSSASNNKRYDNSNGYGNSNNSGNMWGSSSHMGGISGGASGGVKSYTGNGMSSLHSTSAWQKPVEDNSWRNMGSTQDRFDRTYNERSNSGYAAGGMFGGGSGGGGRYGGQMSRY
- the Saf-B gene encoding SAFB-like transcription modulator isoform X2; amino-acid sequence: MQDSGKKLSELRVYDLKQELEKRKLGTIGTKAALLERLEQALKREGLDPVKYLFKSNKSSPKKPMDVKKDEEKPVENIKIKEEPIDEDDYLPANAEEEAGDYNENEEFEGDGDDQVDQVGDVDDECVIVDEEGNDEEANGEEENQQTVEENNQEPEGEGEEENNGESNEESINLTIGEEEQKLLHDEAPDDKEKSKKSSSNSAAKSSSAATNKAAPSRNLWVSGLSSLTRASDLKTIFSKYGKVIGAKVVTNTRTPGTRCYGYVTMSSSSDASRCIEQLHHTELHGRIISVERTKNEIGGTSANVTTKARTEVTKKDDEKKSRDASSKTRDDRRKTNDSAKKDETSSKKSENEKDKQRDADKDKDSSNTKEKDSNQKDKDTNTKDKDTHHKDDKEKEKEKDKGKDKEKSVTSNRDKRAISKDGPRGDRNNRPQRPNRSRSNERSRNLRNLRDQRQRERERELRLRREREYIQLREERERQRLRERERELREEERRRREIRDRQRQEEARLAEERRKLAQERERLEKEKAELLRLERERQKLEREKIELERLELKRQQMKIIQSREDPLKRINKRATDERYSDITDRKRASGNDSRFEAPPAPRFDASLLPPSRSYDKKRDDYSSSSTKRGGIDDFSSSSKRMDYSSAATKRSALDDFSVVPNKRSTDDYGGKRSSDYISSSSASKRMLDEYGASKSSRDDYKREVEIRHVPAVGNNNSSSFHTNRDLNTNVHKSNSGRYGDTDRSSGNYRRGGGGGMDDISIICHIRSSASNNKRYDNSNGYGNSNNSGNMWGSSSHMGGISGGASGGVKSYTGNGMSSLHSTSAWQKPVEDNSWRNMGSTQDRFDRTYNERSNSGYAAGGMFGGGSGGGGRYGGQMSRY